Below is a window of Verrucomicrobiota bacterium DNA.
GATGCCTGGTCATTTGAAAACCAAAACCTCAGACCATTCTTGCTGAGTTGTGATTGTGTCAGAAAGCGGGTGAGACCGAGTTTTCGGCAGAGAAAATATCCACTTACTTCTACGGTGGCTTCGCCGACTCGCCTCTTAAAAGACGTATTCTTCTCGATAAGAATGATTCGCAGTGATGGATCTTCCTTCTTCAAAAGGAGGGCCGCCGAAGCTCCACTCAAAGCGCCCCCTATTACAGCGACATCGTAGCACTTCTCATCATTCTGATGGCTGAGATTGTGCATATTGGGCGACTATAAGTGTCTCGACCTTACGCCTGCAACGGAGTAATTGGCTTGTCCTTCTTTATGCGCAAATACTGGCTCGCCATCATTCAGGCGGCTTTTTCAGTCTTTCTGATCTGGCACATCTTTTCAAACCCCGCCCTCAGGGGGGAGGCATCAAAAGTCTTTTCGGCTGCAAATCCCCAGTGGTTGTTTTTTGGGCTCTTCTTGGCCCTGTTGAATGAAACTCTGGCTGCCGTTAGATGGTGGTTGGTTCTACGCGCTTTTGGCACGCCGGTCTCTCTAGGACGAGTTTTCATCTTTTGTGGAGCCGGTGCGTTCTTTTCTCTTGGGCTACCAGGAACAGGGGGGGGAGATGCTTTCCGGATTCTTTATATCATTCGACTCTACCCACAAAAGAAACTCAGGGCATCGCTCACAGTCCTGGCAGACAGACTTTGTGGTCTCGTTGCCTTGATTTTAGCTCTGAGCATTTCATTGCTTGTGAACTGGCCCCTTTTCGAGTCGCACCCGATAACCCACAAGCTCCTGACGATCTCGGTATCAATACTCAGCTCAGCTGTCTTTTTCATCTTCCTTTGGTGGCTTACTACGTTGCCTAGGATCCGCTCTCTATGGGTTCCTGGCTTCTTGTCCCCCTTTAGGAAACGATTCCATCATTTGGGCCATATCTTTAGCGGCTTAGCGGCACGCCCGATCCTGATCTTCCTGGGAATTATTGCCTCAATCGGAGCGACCCTAGCTCACTTCAGCACCTATTTCTTCAGCGCAAAAGCGTTTGCCGTATCACTCAGTATGATAGACATCTTCGCGATCATGCCGGTGGTGGATACCTTGGTTGCTATTCCAATTACTCTTTTTGGGATAGGCCTTAGAGAAACACTTTTTCAAGAGCTTCTCGGAACCATCTTTTCTGTTCCAGGAGGCGCTGCAGCCCTCATCTCTCTGGGAGGGTTTGGATTGCAGGCAACGGTTTCGATCCTAGGTGGGTTACTTGTGCCCTTTACGTCAGCCGCATCCGGGTCAACCGAACATCGCGCTCCGGATCCCACTTAAAGCCCGGCGATCTTATGTCAGCAGATCGCCTCTAATCATCTGCTGCATGGTTTCGACCTCTTCAGTGGAAATCACTCCATCTCGCCAGCAGAGAGTTGCAGTAAGGAGTCCATCTCTCTCGCTTAAGAACAACCCGGTCCCCGGAGGTTGAGAAACCGAGGGTACATGACACCCATCTTGAATTACTCCTCCACAGAAAGCCGAAACTCCTGATAGGAAGACTCCAGTATGAGCGTGAAAAAATGAAGTGATCTGTCCCGAAGCCTCTTTCCTCATAAAGATCCGGTAGAGATTCAAAGGAATGCGTCTCATCCAATTTGTCATGATTAAAAAGGCCGCATCGAAGCCTGTCTTTGCCATGGAGCTGTACTGATCTAGGAGTTTGCTCGTCGCTGTTTTCAACGAGTCCGTTTCCTCCAGCTTTAGAGAGAAAAACATTTGCGACACCTGGTTCTGGAAAATGGGGCCATTCGTACCTCTCTTCCTTTTTTGGAGGGAGATGGAACATTCAAGCGATCCACTGTGTATTCCTCTGTCGGCGAGAACCCTCTTATGGGCTCTCATGGCTACTGCTAGGAAATAGGGAAGTAGGAATATCCCACCAGTAAGATCATGAGCTCTTTGGAGAATGATTTCTGATTCCTCGCTCGTGAATCTGATGATTCGGAAATCTGAAATGCCAGCTTCTCTCTGATCCACGCAAAGCGATCTGACCTGCTCCTTTCTCAACTCCCAGTATCTGTCGATAAAGGGCTTTACGGCTTTTAACTTATCTCGAAACCCCATTGCTGGAACATCCGGAATACTCTGCAAGAAGGTTCGGCTATCTGGATTGATAGCGATCGATGATAGTCGAGAAATCTCGGCTAACGCCAACTCTGCCCCTTTTCCGTCGAAGATGAGATGACTCCAACTCATCAGAATGATTGCGCCATCTGCCTGCGCGATTACATCGAATCGCATCATCCCCTTCCAGTTAGTAGCCAGAAGTTCTCGGGCTAAATCATGAGAATCCCTTTCCTGGGAATGTTCCTGTACTTCGATCTCTGGAGTGAAGGTATTCTTCCATCGAGGTACCGCTCCTGGATAAGCACGAGTAATCTGAGCTCCAAGTATTGGGTGATTTAATCCAAAACGGGCTAGAGCAGACTTGAGGGCCAGAATGGAGAATCCATTGCCCACCTCTATCATTGTTACACACCGGTGGTGCCCCTGCCCCGATCTGGTCATGTAATCGTTGAGAGCAGCAATATAAGAGTCACATCCACTGAGAGGTGTGCTCCATGAAGTGGTTTCTAAAGACATATCAAGAAGGAATCAGACTAAACGGTTTCATACTTGCCACTAGAAGAAGCCTCCAATAGCTAAAAGAAAGAGCCCGCTCAGGACTCCTTCTTCCGCCCAAGAGCCAGCCACATCTTCGTGAACAACAGGCTTAAGGGAAATGCTCTCTGAACGATTGCCGGAGCTCTGAAAAAATAGGAGCAATCCCATCCTTCAGGATGCAGCCTTCCATAGGAGCAAAAGCAAGGCCCCCAGAACGGCACATAAAATCAGGAACTTTTTCGCCATGGACCGCTGCTCTGCACGGGAATGTTTTCGAGTAACAACCGATGGGATCCGATAGGTGGGCTTCCCTAGCCCCCAGACTGTTTTGTGGTTCTGAGCCCTTTCGTGGATCCGTTCAACCTCCCGTCGCTTACGCTCTGCAATCTTTTTTGGAATGTCCTCTACCTTCCTCTGGGCCTCTTCAGTTCTCCGAAGAAGCTCCTGCCTCTGGCGTTTGACCTCTTCTAGCTGGAGGGTCAGTTGGGACTTGTCGTCGCTGGTTTTAGCCCTAACGACTGGCTTGGATGGCTTCTTCTTTTGCTTTCGGTTAAAGGGGAAAAAGCCATCTGATGGAGGTAATCTTATCTACCCATAGCTTTATGTCACGCAGGGCCTCTCACTCCCCGCTCCCTGACCCCTACTGCCTAGCCCTTCAGGGAGTAAGTCGTGCTGCGCTTGTTTCCTTCGACTGCCACGCGCTTTAGTGCGTCAGGAACTCCGAGCAAGGCGAGTCATTCTAGCAGAGCGTCGGGCATAGCCCGAGGATCATCCTCTCCTGCCCAGTTCTTTCTGAAATTATGAAGTCAGAAGGATGAATGATGAAACGGGATGCCTATACCTTCCCCGATTCATACCTTAAAAGGGCTACTCTCTATTAACCTCTTGCTTGTACCCCTGCGTCTCAGCGCCTCTGCGGGAGATTCTTTTGCTTCTTTTCTAAAGGC
It encodes the following:
- a CDS encoding flippase-like domain-containing protein, whose amino-acid sequence is MRKYWLAIIQAAFSVFLIWHIFSNPALRGEASKVFSAANPQWLFFGLFLALLNETLAAVRWWLVLRAFGTPVSLGRVFIFCGAGAFFSLGLPGTGGGDAFRILYIIRLYPQKKLRASLTVLADRLCGLVALILALSISLLVNWPLFESHPITHKLLTISVSILSSAVFFIFLWWLTTLPRIRSLWVPGFLSPFRKRFHHLGHIFSGLAARPILIFLGIIASIGATLAHFSTYFFSAKAFAVSLSMIDIFAIMPVVDTLVAIPITLFGIGLRETLFQELLGTIFSVPGGAAALISLGGFGLQATVSILGGLLVPFTSAASGSTEHRAPDPT